The Caldicoprobacter guelmensis genomic sequence TAGGTTCGTGGGAAAAAAATCCTGTAGGTTTTGGTATCTTAACTCACGAGGTTTCAAAAGTGATTAAATGGATTGATAATAAAGCAGAAACTGTTTTGTCAGGTGTTTCTGATTATTCTAAGCATTTTCCTGAATGGTTAATGAAAGCACTGGAGCAATGCTATGAATCTGTTGATTATGTATCAGTACACTATTACCATACAGCACCTGAAGGAGATATTGCTAATTATTTAAATGTTTCTTCTGTAATAGAGGAAAATATGAGGACTATAATTGCTATTTGTGATTATATACAGGCTAAAATTGGTATACCCAAAAAGATGTATATTTCATTTGATGAATATGGGGTTATGTTTGGGAAACAAGGGGAATTAACTTATGGCCGTAGGGGATGGAAAGATGCCAGCAAAGTTTTTATGCAATTTAGGCCGAGGGAAAACGTGTTTATTAGACATGAACCAGACAATTTTAGAAGAATAAGGCGAGTTTCTTATCAAATGTTAGAGGCGTTAGGCGTTGCTTCAATATTACTTGCTTTTATCCGAAATGCTGACCGAATTAAAATAGCTTGTATGACGGGAGGTTTAGGTGACGCAATTGCTTTCGATGGAGAACATGTCTGGAAGAATGCGGCATATTATCCATACTATCAGATGAATAAATTGGCAGCAGAAGGTGTGTCTATTATACCTGTAGTTAATGGACCAACATTTAATACTCAGCAATATGCTCTAAATGATTTCAATCAATGCCATTCTTTTGAGGGTGTACAAGCAATTGAAGCTGCAGCTGTATATCATGAGGAGAAAGAAGAGGTGGAT encodes the following:
- a CDS encoding alpha-L-arabinofuranosidase C-terminal domain-containing protein, whose translation is MTKTAKVTVHPDYKVGKVEKRLFGAFLEPIGNWVYGGIYNPKHPSADEMGFRQDILEAVKEFGMPAIRLPGGNWVSGWEWKNSIGPLENRKVQLDLAWFQIEPNIIGLDEYLEWTKRANTEPMFTINLGTEDLKSAAHLVEYCRHEGGTYWSELRKKYGHSEPYPIKIWYLGNEMDGHWQIGSWEKNPVGFGILTHEVSKVIKWIDNKAETVLSGVSDYSKHFPEWLMKALEQCYESVDYVSVHYYHTAPEGDIANYLNVSSVIEENMRTIIAICDYIQAKIGIPKKMYISFDEYGVMFGKQGELTYGRRGWKDASKVFMQFRPRENVFIRHEPDNFRRIRRVSYQMLEALGVASILLAFIRNADRIKIACMTGGLGDAIAFDGEHVWKNAAYYPYYQMNKLAAEGVSIIPVVNGPTFNTQQYALNDFNQCHSFEGVQAIEAAAVYHEEKEEVDVFIINRSIEDDIEVTLDVRGFEDYKLVEHVEMYTDDLTKGNSFEHPEVIVPVVNTKTKMEDGKVIALTRKLSWNVIRLSKSGS